A genomic stretch from Megachile rotundata isolate GNS110a chromosome 1, iyMegRotu1, whole genome shotgun sequence includes:
- the rswl gene encoding tRNA methyltransferase roswell translates to MYNIVFRCIVSATVKLYSNTVVQPLQYKYVFEEFKFSVPKYSILPRGFCTNKSYLIQQEYDKKFEEELNEYLKDPQNAANFEKCQLEVEYLRSSVDRVPKSLKAQNWLHLLKSNFRGQRRAYLAYLWQIEKKEENRILKKEQRKKLIIEKRNAETSENKYKLSYNTMFHRIREQAIMQFYNGRLINAMLWAPTIVFDLGYDEYMTQNEKQQCAKQLLYAFSQNRLHDDPCNLYFCNTDLNSITMKQLHKTIPTLYDADFPLNITTKSYLDIFDKSKLVYLTPHTRKVLTHYDADAIYIIGAMIDKTNHEPLSMQKARREGIKMVKFPLSEKLPWGTGSIKNLPLNQVLSILLDLRVTNNWEIALQHIPRRKLKENRLKSLERQVRKREELISSLLQNV, encoded by the exons atgtataatatagttTTTCGATGCATTGTCAGTGCTACAGTCAAATTATATTCTAACACTGTTGTTCAACcattacaatataaatatgtatttgaGGAATTCAAGTTTTCTGTAccaaaatattcaatattaccACGAGGTTTTTGTACAAACAAATCATATTTAATTCAGCAAGAATATGATAAGAAGTTTGAGGAAGAATTAAATGAATACCTGAAGGATCCTCAGAATGCAGCAAACTTTGAAAAATGTCAATTAGAAGTGGAATATCTTCGAAGTTCAGTAGATAGAGTACCCAAATCTTTAAAAGCACAAAATTGGTTACATTTACTTAAATCAAATTTCAGAGGGCAAAGAAG GGCATATCTAGCATATCTTTGGcaaatagaaaaaaaagaggaaaatagaattttaaaaaaagaacagagaaagaaattaattatagaaaaaagaaatgcaGAAACtagtgaaaataaatataaattgagtTATAATACGATGTTTCATCGTATACGTGAGCAAGCAATAATGCAGTTCTATAATGGTAGATTAATAAATGCTATGTTATGGGCTCCGACGATAGTGTTTGATCTTGGATATGATGAGTATATGACACAAAATGAAAAACAGCAATGTGCAAAACAAttattgtatgcattttcacAAAATCGATTGCATGATGATCCTTGCAACCTTTACTTTTGTAATACTGATCTAAATAGTATAACTATGAAACAATTACATAAAACAATACCAACATTATATGATGCAGATTTTCCATTAAATATTACTACAAAATCTTATTTAGACATATTTGATAAATCCAAATTAGTATATCTTACTCCACATACCAGAAAAGTTTTGACACATTATGATGCTGATGCTATTTATATAATTGGGGCTATGATAGATAAG ACAAATCATGAACCATTGTCAATGCAAAAAGCTAGAAGAGAAGGTATTAAAATGGTTAAATTCCCCTTAAGTGAGAAATTACCATGGGGGACAGGATCTATAAAAAATCTCCCACTGAATCAAGTACTTTCTATACTGTTAGATTTAAGGGTAACAAATAATTGGGAAATAGCACTACAGCACATACCTAGAAGAAAGCTTAAGGAAAATAGACTAAAATCCTTAGAGAGGCAAGTAAGGAAGAGAGAAGAGTTAATATCCTCTCTTTTGCAGAATGTATAA
- the Prx6a gene encoding peroxiredoxin 6a isoform X1, which translates to MVLLGETFPNFVADTQIGQINFHDWLGDSWGILFSHPNDFTPVCTTELARVLKLMPEFKELGVKVIALSCNSVDSHCKWIEDIKAFADVTDKEFPYPIIEDETRKLATLLGMLDPAEVDSNGIPLTARAVFIIDPAKKMRLSILYPATTGRSFDEILRVIKSLQLTEKHKVATPVEWKDGDYVMIQPTVSDDEAKELYDNIKTIPLPSGKGYLRMVPQPT; encoded by the exons ATGGTTTTATTGGGTgaaacttttccaaattttgtagCAGATACACAAATTGGACAAATTAATTTTCACGATTGGTTAGGTGACTC ATGGGGTATTTTGTTTTCCCATCCAAATGATTTTACACCAGTATGTACAACAGAATTAGCCAGAGTGTTAAAATTAATGCCAGAATTCAAAGAACTTGGAGTAAAAGTTATTGCATTATCATGTAATTCAGTCGATTCTCACTGTAAATGGATAGAA GATATAAAAGCTTTTGCTGATGTAACCGACAAAGAATTTCCATATCCAATAATAGAAGATGAAACACGGAAACTTGCAACTTTGTTAGGAATGTTAGATCCTGCAGAAGTTGATAGCAATGGTATTCCTTTGACTGCTAGAGCAGTATTTATTATTGATCCTGCTAAAAAAATGagactttcaattttatatccTGCAACTACTGGAAGAAGTTTTGA TGAAATTTTACGCGTGATCAAATCACTACAATTAACAGAAAAGCATAAAGTAGCAACTCCTGTTGAATGGAAG GATGGAGATTATGTCATGATTCAGCCAACTGTTTCTGATGATGAAGCTAAAGAAttatatgataatattaaaaccaTACCTTTACCATCAGGAAAAGGATATTTACGTATGGTACCTCAGCcaacataa
- the Prx6a gene encoding peroxiredoxin 6a isoform X2, giving the protein MHHVEKRWGILFSHPNDFTPVCTTELARVLKLMPEFKELGVKVIALSCNSVDSHCKWIEDIKAFADVTDKEFPYPIIEDETRKLATLLGMLDPAEVDSNGIPLTARAVFIIDPAKKMRLSILYPATTGRSFDEILRVIKSLQLTEKHKVATPVEWKDGDYVMIQPTVSDDEAKELYDNIKTIPLPSGKGYLRMVPQPT; this is encoded by the exons atgcatCATGTTGAAAAACG ATGGGGTATTTTGTTTTCCCATCCAAATGATTTTACACCAGTATGTACAACAGAATTAGCCAGAGTGTTAAAATTAATGCCAGAATTCAAAGAACTTGGAGTAAAAGTTATTGCATTATCATGTAATTCAGTCGATTCTCACTGTAAATGGATAGAA GATATAAAAGCTTTTGCTGATGTAACCGACAAAGAATTTCCATATCCAATAATAGAAGATGAAACACGGAAACTTGCAACTTTGTTAGGAATGTTAGATCCTGCAGAAGTTGATAGCAATGGTATTCCTTTGACTGCTAGAGCAGTATTTATTATTGATCCTGCTAAAAAAATGagactttcaattttatatccTGCAACTACTGGAAGAAGTTTTGA TGAAATTTTACGCGTGATCAAATCACTACAATTAACAGAAAAGCATAAAGTAGCAACTCCTGTTGAATGGAAG GATGGAGATTATGTCATGATTCAGCCAACTGTTTCTGATGATGAAGCTAAAGAAttatatgataatattaaaaccaTACCTTTACCATCAGGAAAAGGATATTTACGTATGGTACCTCAGCcaacataa
- the Fbxl4 gene encoding F box and leucine-rich-repeat gene 4, which produces MISHDEIKVEVVSINGEKIDDKEETVTFVEQFVKDVCDFSSQYGSNISISYTAYNIAGNPSKFPDYGDFPQAFVMRTYGQWWDKAPSRLMDYMPQNNVDVISQDYIDLEYYQEVYPIRISIYETYNPGSIVGIWAQNSGGKWFQLWSGFPQVVPHKPRIFSPYLQSCNFKTKMIRLEFNHNLLDYYTELDAVLLIGTSELIVPNNLHIQNLNDLSQELGYLKQSNDDMYNLTSDYLKANQDLTIIKKVLSKHCRLFKSKVIDNMSKGKLISKIGQHYQSVPPIEEAFNSLQQFLQEDFPKLIKDINHSLSHTLNEESNSAKERFLLPLNDSNNQPCGSFSALPDETVLKILNNLDLKSLCRLCRVNRHFNNIARDALLYTSLNLKPYWYCLDTSALNCLAPRCHYLQQLDFSWCGNYNLIKYQEFIHFLHMSGTLLTHLRLNCCQFVNDEVIFEISKVCKNLKELCLRNCMGVTNEGFSYLENLKFLERLELYRTCIETSTLCSILKKNTQMRHLNLAGMHDRLNIDEVAVELGNSCPYLESVDFWKAQTLTPHGVKALSQCTNLREVDFGWCGGMGAPGDSLRALLFSCRYLEKVFLAALRGLTDRDLEPLFLCKRLQQLDLLGARSLTPEICYRFLLFCPRLEMIDLSFCEGINDFLIQEWRQQYPRVSIKRSFQVTNSDI; this is translated from the exons ATGATATCACATGACGAAATAAAAGTAGAAGTAGTATCAATAAATGGAGAAAAAATTGATGACAAAGAAGAAACCGTAACGTTTGTAGAGCAATTTGTTAAAGATGTGTGCGATTTCAGTTCCCAGTATGGAAGTAATATTAGTATTTCATATACTGCATACAATATTGCTGGAAATCCCAGTAAATTTCCTGATTATGGAGATTTTCCGCAAGCTTTTGTTATG AGAACATATGGACAATGGTGGGACAAAGCACCTTCAAGATTAATGGATTATATGCCACAGAATAATGTGGATGTTATTAGTCAAGATTACATAG ATCTAGAATATTATCAAGAAGTATATCCAATTAGAATATCAATATATGAAACTTACAATCCTGGAAGCATAGTTGGAATTTGGGCTCAAAATTCAGGAGGCAAATGGTTTCAATTATGGAGTGGATTTCCTCAAGTTGTACCACATAAGCCAAGAATATTTTCTCCATatttacaatcatgcaattttaaaacaaaaatgataagaCTGGAATTTAATCACAATTTATTAGACTATTACACTGAATTGGATGCTGTGTTACTTATTGGAACATCAGAATTAATTGTACCTAACAATTTACATATTCAGAATTTAAACGATCTTTCACAAGAATTGGGTTATCTTAAACAAAGTAATGATGATATGTATAATCTAACATCTGATTATTTAAAGGCAAATCAAGATTTAACGATCATTAAAAAAGTGCTTTCTAAGCATTGTAGACTTTTTAAAAG taAAGTTATAGATAATATGTCTAAGGGCAAATTAATATCTAAAATAGGACAACATTATCAATCTGTTCCTCCAATAGAAGAAGCATTTAATAGTTTGCAGCAATTTTTACAAGAAGATTTTCCAAAACTTATTAAAGACATTAATCATTCATTGTCACATACATTAAATGAAGAAAGTAATTCTGCTAAAGAAAGATTTTTGTTACCTCTAAATGATTCAAACAATCAACCATGTGGTAGTTTTTCAGCACTTCCA gaTGAAACAGTACTAAagatattaaacaatttagacTTAAAATCATTATGTCGTTTATGTAGAGTAAATagacattttaataatattgcaaGAGATGCTTTATTGTATACAAGTCTTAATTTGAAACCTTACTGGTATTGTTTAGATACATCTGCATTAAATTGTTTAGCACCTAGATGTCACTATCTTCAACAGTTAGATTTTTCTTGGTGTGGAAACtataatttgattaaatatcaagaatttatacattttcttcaCATGTCTGGAACTCTTTTGACACATTTAAGATTAAACTGTTGTCAATTTGTAAATGATGaagttatatttgaaatttcaaaagtctGTAAAAACTTAAAAG aattatgtTTACGCAATTGCATGGGTGTAACAAACGAAGGATTCTCatatcttgaaaacttgaaattccttGAACGTTTAGAACTCTATAGGACATGTATTGAAACTTCTACACTATGTtctattttaaagaaaaatacccAGATGAGACATTTGAATTTAGCAGGGATGCATGATCGTTTAAACATAGATGAAGTTGCAGTTGAATTAGGAAATTCTTGCCCATATTTGGAAAGTGTAGATTTTTGGAAAGCACAAACTTTAACTCCACATGGAGTTAAAGCTCTGTCTCAATGTACCAATCTTCGCGAAGTGGATTTTGGATGGTG CGGTGGAATGGGTGCTCCTGGCGATTCTTTACGAGCATTATTGTTTTCATGTCGGTACTTGGAAAAAGTATTTTTAGCAGCTCTTAGAGGATTAACGGATCGTGACTTAGAACCGCTCTTTCTATGTAAACGACTGCAACAATTGGATCTATTAGGAGCCCGTTCTCTTACACCCGAaatatgttacaggtttttattattttgtccaAGATTGGAAATGATTGATCTCAGTTTTTGCGAAGGTATTAATGATTTTTTGATACAAGAATGGCGCCAACAATATCCACGCGTTTCCATTAAAAGAAGTTTTCAAGTAACCAATTCTGATATATAG